From a region of the Globicephala melas chromosome 19, mGloMel1.2, whole genome shotgun sequence genome:
- the HSF4 gene encoding heat shock factor protein 4 isoform X1, which yields MQEAPAALPTEPGPSPVPAFLGKLWALVGDPGTDHLIRWSPSGTSFLVSDQSRFAKEVLPQYFKHSNMASFVRQLNMYGFRKVVSIEQGGLLRPERDHVEFQHPSFVRGREQLLERVRRKVPALRGDDGRWRPEDLGRLLGEVQAFRGVQESTEARLRELRQQNEILWREVVTLRQSHGQQHRVIGKLIQCLFGPLQAGSSSAGTKRKLSLMLDEGCPTPAKFNACPLPGALLQDPYFIQSPLPETTLGLSSPHRARGPIISDIPEDSPSPEGTRLSPSSGGRREKGLALLKEEPASPGGEGEAGLALAPNECDFCVTAPPPLPVAVVQAILEGKGSLSPEGPRSAQQPEPRGPREVPDRGPLDLERGARSPESLLPPMLLRAPPEGVEPAGPLDVLGTSLQGREWTLMDLDMELSLLQPLVPEKGETELAVKGLNSPGPGKDSMLGTPLLLDVQAALGGPALSLPGALTIYSAPESRASYLSPGANPSP from the exons ATGCAGGAAGCGCCAGCCGCGCTGCCCACGGAGCCGGGCCCTAGTCCCGTGCCAGCCTTCCTTGGCAAGCTGTGGGCGCTGGTGGGCGACCCGGGCACCGACCACCTGATCCGCTGGAGCCCG AGCGGGACCAGTTTCCTCGTCAGCGACCAGAGCCGCTTTGCCAAGGAAGTGCTGCCCCAGTACTTCAAGCACAGCAACATGGCGAGCTTTGTGCGGCAACTCAACATGT ACGGTTTTCGGAAGGTGGTGAGCATCGAGCAGGGTGGCCTGCTGAGGCCGGAACGGGACCACGTCGAGTTCCAGCACCCGAGCTTCGTGCGCGGCCGAGAGCAATTACTGGAACGCGTGCGGCGTAAG GTGCCTGCGCTGCGCGGCGACGACGGCCGCTGGCGCCCTGAGGACCTGGGCCGGCTTCTGGGCGAGGTGCAGGCTTTTCGGGGAGTGCAGGAGAGCACCGAGGCGCGGCTGCGGGAGCTCAGGCA GCAGAACGAGATCTTGTGGAGGGAGGTGGTGACGCTGCGGCAGAGCCACGGTCAGCAGCACCGGGTCATTGGCAAG CTGATCCAGTGCCTCTTTGGGCCACTTCAGGCGGGGTCCAGCAGCGCAGGAACTAAGAGAAAGCT GTCCCTGATGCTGGATGAGGGGTGCCCAACACCAGCCAAATTCAACGCCTGCCCCCTACCTGGTGCCCTCCTGCAGGACCCCTACTTTATCCAATCG CCTCTCCCAGAGACCACCCTGGGCCTCAGCAGCCCTCACAGGGCCAGGGGCCCCATCATCTCTGACATTCCGGAAGACTCTCCATCCCCTGAAGGAACCAGGCTTTCTCCCTCCAGTGGTGGCAGGAG GGAGAAGGGCCTGGCACTGCTCAAAGAAGAGCCAGCCAGCCCAGGGGGGGAAGGCGAGGCCGGGCTGGCCCTGGCCCCAAACGAGTGTGACTTCTGCGTGACAGCACCCCCACCGCTGCCTGTGGCTGTGGTGCAGGCCATCCTGGAAGGGAAAGGGAGCCTTAGCCCCGAGGGGCCCAGGAGTGCCCAGCAGCCTGAACCAAGAGGCCCCAGGGAGGTTCCTGACAG GGGGCCTCTGGACCTGGAGAGAGGAGCCCGGAGCCCGGAGAGTCTGTTGCCTCCAATGCTGCTTCGGGCCCCCCCTGAAGGTGTGGAGCCTGCAGGGCCCCTAGAT GTGCTGGGCACCAGCCTCCAGGGGCGGGAGTGGACTCTCATGGACTTAGACATGGAGCTGTCCCTG TTGCAGCCCTTGGTTCCAGAAAAGGGTGAGACTGAGCTGGCGGTCAAGGGGTTAAATTCTCCAGGGCCAG GGAAGGACTCCATGCTGGGGACACCACTCCTGCTGGATGTCCAAGCCGCTTTGGGAGGCCCAGCCCTCAGCCTGCCGGGAGCTTTAACCATTTACAGCGCCCCTGAGAGCCGCGCCTCCTACCTGAGCCCAGGGGCCAACCCCTCCCCCTGA
- the HSF4 gene encoding heat shock factor protein 4 isoform X2 translates to MQEAPAALPTEPGPSPVPAFLGKLWALVGDPGTDHLIRWSPSGTSFLVSDQSRFAKEVLPQYFKHSNMASFVRQLNMYGFRKVVSIEQGGLLRPERDHVEFQHPSFVRGREQLLERVRRKVPALRGDDGRWRPEDLGRLLGELIQCLFGPLQAGSSSAGTKRKLSLMLDEGCPTPAKFNACPLPGALLQDPYFIQSPLPETTLGLSSPHRARGPIISDIPEDSPSPEGTRLSPSSGGRREKGLALLKEEPASPGGEGEAGLALAPNECDFCVTAPPPLPVAVVQAILEGKGSLSPEGPRSAQQPEPRGPREVPDRGPLDLERGARSPESLLPPMLLRAPPEGVEPAGPLDVLGTSLQGREWTLMDLDMELSLLQPLVPEKGETELAVKGLNSPGPGKDSMLGTPLLLDVQAALGGPALSLPGALTIYSAPESRASYLSPGANPSP, encoded by the exons ATGCAGGAAGCGCCAGCCGCGCTGCCCACGGAGCCGGGCCCTAGTCCCGTGCCAGCCTTCCTTGGCAAGCTGTGGGCGCTGGTGGGCGACCCGGGCACCGACCACCTGATCCGCTGGAGCCCG AGCGGGACCAGTTTCCTCGTCAGCGACCAGAGCCGCTTTGCCAAGGAAGTGCTGCCCCAGTACTTCAAGCACAGCAACATGGCGAGCTTTGTGCGGCAACTCAACATGT ACGGTTTTCGGAAGGTGGTGAGCATCGAGCAGGGTGGCCTGCTGAGGCCGGAACGGGACCACGTCGAGTTCCAGCACCCGAGCTTCGTGCGCGGCCGAGAGCAATTACTGGAACGCGTGCGGCGTAAG GTGCCTGCGCTGCGCGGCGACGACGGCCGCTGGCGCCCTGAGGACCTGGGCCGGCTTCTGGGCGAG CTGATCCAGTGCCTCTTTGGGCCACTTCAGGCGGGGTCCAGCAGCGCAGGAACTAAGAGAAAGCT GTCCCTGATGCTGGATGAGGGGTGCCCAACACCAGCCAAATTCAACGCCTGCCCCCTACCTGGTGCCCTCCTGCAGGACCCCTACTTTATCCAATCG CCTCTCCCAGAGACCACCCTGGGCCTCAGCAGCCCTCACAGGGCCAGGGGCCCCATCATCTCTGACATTCCGGAAGACTCTCCATCCCCTGAAGGAACCAGGCTTTCTCCCTCCAGTGGTGGCAGGAG GGAGAAGGGCCTGGCACTGCTCAAAGAAGAGCCAGCCAGCCCAGGGGGGGAAGGCGAGGCCGGGCTGGCCCTGGCCCCAAACGAGTGTGACTTCTGCGTGACAGCACCCCCACCGCTGCCTGTGGCTGTGGTGCAGGCCATCCTGGAAGGGAAAGGGAGCCTTAGCCCCGAGGGGCCCAGGAGTGCCCAGCAGCCTGAACCAAGAGGCCCCAGGGAGGTTCCTGACAG GGGGCCTCTGGACCTGGAGAGAGGAGCCCGGAGCCCGGAGAGTCTGTTGCCTCCAATGCTGCTTCGGGCCCCCCCTGAAGGTGTGGAGCCTGCAGGGCCCCTAGAT GTGCTGGGCACCAGCCTCCAGGGGCGGGAGTGGACTCTCATGGACTTAGACATGGAGCTGTCCCTG TTGCAGCCCTTGGTTCCAGAAAAGGGTGAGACTGAGCTGGCGGTCAAGGGGTTAAATTCTCCAGGGCCAG GGAAGGACTCCATGCTGGGGACACCACTCCTGCTGGATGTCCAAGCCGCTTTGGGAGGCCCAGCCCTCAGCCTGCCGGGAGCTTTAACCATTTACAGCGCCCCTGAGAGCCGCGCCTCCTACCTGAGCCCAGGGGCCAACCCCTCCCCCTGA
- the HSF4 gene encoding heat shock factor protein 4 isoform X4: MQEAPAALPTEPGPSPVPAFLGKLWALVGDPGTDHLIRWSPSGTSFLVSDQSRFAKEVLPQYFKHSNMASFVRQLNMYGFRKVVSIEQGGLLRPERDHVEFQHPSFVRGREQLLERVRRKVPALRGDDGRWRPEDLGRLLGEVQAFRGVQESTEARLRELRQQNEILWREVVTLRQSHGQQHRVIGKLIQCLFGPLQAGSSSAGTKRKLSLMLDEGCPTPAKFNACPLPGALLQDPYFIQSGWASSSTYSLSQRPPWASAALTGPGAPSSLTFRKTLHPLKEPGFLPPVVAGAPPPLPVAVVQAILEGKGSLSPEGPRSAQQPEPRGPREVPDRGPLDLERGARSPESLLPPMLLRAPPEGVEPAGPLDVLGTSLQGREWTLMDLDMELSLLQPLVPEKGETELAVKGLNSPGPGKDSMLGTPLLLDVQAALGGPALSLPGALTIYSAPESRASYLSPGANPSP, encoded by the exons ATGCAGGAAGCGCCAGCCGCGCTGCCCACGGAGCCGGGCCCTAGTCCCGTGCCAGCCTTCCTTGGCAAGCTGTGGGCGCTGGTGGGCGACCCGGGCACCGACCACCTGATCCGCTGGAGCCCG AGCGGGACCAGTTTCCTCGTCAGCGACCAGAGCCGCTTTGCCAAGGAAGTGCTGCCCCAGTACTTCAAGCACAGCAACATGGCGAGCTTTGTGCGGCAACTCAACATGT ACGGTTTTCGGAAGGTGGTGAGCATCGAGCAGGGTGGCCTGCTGAGGCCGGAACGGGACCACGTCGAGTTCCAGCACCCGAGCTTCGTGCGCGGCCGAGAGCAATTACTGGAACGCGTGCGGCGTAAG GTGCCTGCGCTGCGCGGCGACGACGGCCGCTGGCGCCCTGAGGACCTGGGCCGGCTTCTGGGCGAGGTGCAGGCTTTTCGGGGAGTGCAGGAGAGCACCGAGGCGCGGCTGCGGGAGCTCAGGCA GCAGAACGAGATCTTGTGGAGGGAGGTGGTGACGCTGCGGCAGAGCCACGGTCAGCAGCACCGGGTCATTGGCAAG CTGATCCAGTGCCTCTTTGGGCCACTTCAGGCGGGGTCCAGCAGCGCAGGAACTAAGAGAAAGCT GTCCCTGATGCTGGATGAGGGGTGCCCAACACCAGCCAAATTCAACGCCTGCCCCCTACCTGGTGCCCTCCTGCAGGACCCCTACTTTATCCAATCG GGCTGGGCCTCATCTTCTACTTACAGCCTCTCCCAGAGACCACCCTGGGCCTCAGCAGCCCTCACAGGGCCAGGGGCCCCATCATCTCTGACATTCCGGAAGACTCTCCATCCCCTGAAGGAACCAGGCTTTCTCCCTCCAGTGGTGGCAGGAG CACCCCCACCGCTGCCTGTGGCTGTGGTGCAGGCCATCCTGGAAGGGAAAGGGAGCCTTAGCCCCGAGGGGCCCAGGAGTGCCCAGCAGCCTGAACCAAGAGGCCCCAGGGAGGTTCCTGACAG GGGGCCTCTGGACCTGGAGAGAGGAGCCCGGAGCCCGGAGAGTCTGTTGCCTCCAATGCTGCTTCGGGCCCCCCCTGAAGGTGTGGAGCCTGCAGGGCCCCTAGAT GTGCTGGGCACCAGCCTCCAGGGGCGGGAGTGGACTCTCATGGACTTAGACATGGAGCTGTCCCTG TTGCAGCCCTTGGTTCCAGAAAAGGGTGAGACTGAGCTGGCGGTCAAGGGGTTAAATTCTCCAGGGCCAG GGAAGGACTCCATGCTGGGGACACCACTCCTGCTGGATGTCCAAGCCGCTTTGGGAGGCCCAGCCCTCAGCCTGCCGGGAGCTTTAACCATTTACAGCGCCCCTGAGAGCCGCGCCTCCTACCTGAGCCCAGGGGCCAACCCCTCCCCCTGA
- the HSF4 gene encoding heat shock factor protein 4 isoform X3, which produces MQEAPAALPTEPGPSPVPAFLGKLWALVGDPGTDHLIRWSPSGTSFLVSDQSRFAKEVLPQYFKHSNMASFVRQLNMYGFRKVVSIEQGGLLRPERDHVEFQHPSFVRGREQLLERVRRKVPALRGDDGRWRPEDLGRLLGEVQAFRGVQESTEARLRELRQQNEILWREVVTLRQSHGQQHRVIGKLIQCLFGPLQAGSSSAGTKRKLSLMLDEGCPTPAKFNACPLPGALLQDPYFIQSPLPETTLGLSSPHRARGPIISDIPEDSPSPEGTRLSPSSGGRRGPLDLERGARSPESLLPPMLLRAPPEGVEPAGPLDVLGTSLQGREWTLMDLDMELSLLQPLVPEKGETELAVKGLNSPGPGKDSMLGTPLLLDVQAALGGPALSLPGALTIYSAPESRASYLSPGANPSP; this is translated from the exons ATGCAGGAAGCGCCAGCCGCGCTGCCCACGGAGCCGGGCCCTAGTCCCGTGCCAGCCTTCCTTGGCAAGCTGTGGGCGCTGGTGGGCGACCCGGGCACCGACCACCTGATCCGCTGGAGCCCG AGCGGGACCAGTTTCCTCGTCAGCGACCAGAGCCGCTTTGCCAAGGAAGTGCTGCCCCAGTACTTCAAGCACAGCAACATGGCGAGCTTTGTGCGGCAACTCAACATGT ACGGTTTTCGGAAGGTGGTGAGCATCGAGCAGGGTGGCCTGCTGAGGCCGGAACGGGACCACGTCGAGTTCCAGCACCCGAGCTTCGTGCGCGGCCGAGAGCAATTACTGGAACGCGTGCGGCGTAAG GTGCCTGCGCTGCGCGGCGACGACGGCCGCTGGCGCCCTGAGGACCTGGGCCGGCTTCTGGGCGAGGTGCAGGCTTTTCGGGGAGTGCAGGAGAGCACCGAGGCGCGGCTGCGGGAGCTCAGGCA GCAGAACGAGATCTTGTGGAGGGAGGTGGTGACGCTGCGGCAGAGCCACGGTCAGCAGCACCGGGTCATTGGCAAG CTGATCCAGTGCCTCTTTGGGCCACTTCAGGCGGGGTCCAGCAGCGCAGGAACTAAGAGAAAGCT GTCCCTGATGCTGGATGAGGGGTGCCCAACACCAGCCAAATTCAACGCCTGCCCCCTACCTGGTGCCCTCCTGCAGGACCCCTACTTTATCCAATCG CCTCTCCCAGAGACCACCCTGGGCCTCAGCAGCCCTCACAGGGCCAGGGGCCCCATCATCTCTGACATTCCGGAAGACTCTCCATCCCCTGAAGGAACCAGGCTTTCTCCCTCCAGTGGTGGCAGGAG GGGGCCTCTGGACCTGGAGAGAGGAGCCCGGAGCCCGGAGAGTCTGTTGCCTCCAATGCTGCTTCGGGCCCCCCCTGAAGGTGTGGAGCCTGCAGGGCCCCTAGAT GTGCTGGGCACCAGCCTCCAGGGGCGGGAGTGGACTCTCATGGACTTAGACATGGAGCTGTCCCTG TTGCAGCCCTTGGTTCCAGAAAAGGGTGAGACTGAGCTGGCGGTCAAGGGGTTAAATTCTCCAGGGCCAG GGAAGGACTCCATGCTGGGGACACCACTCCTGCTGGATGTCCAAGCCGCTTTGGGAGGCCCAGCCCTCAGCCTGCCGGGAGCTTTAACCATTTACAGCGCCCCTGAGAGCCGCGCCTCCTACCTGAGCCCAGGGGCCAACCCCTCCCCCTGA